In one window of Pseudomonadota bacterium DNA:
- a CDS encoding ATP-binding protein, translated as MKRRRALLAWSGGKDAAYALHLLRRRADLSVVGLFTTMSAETRCSLLHAANEGILEAQAVAARTALHKIWLPPGWTDEVYAAIMAEEMRRARSQRIDVIAFGDIALEGVRSSRERNLEGTGIAAEFPLWGKGPAALAKEMIDAGIESHVSCVDTRVFDRSFLGRRWDAELIAALPRGVDPCGENGEFHTCVTAGPMFRSKLRLVAGRQVERASLVYQSFSLR; from the coding sequence ATGAAGCGCCGGCGCGCGCTGCTGGCCTGGTCGGGCGGCAAGGACGCGGCGTACGCCCTCCACCTGCTGAGGCGCCGCGCGGATCTCTCGGTCGTCGGGCTGTTCACCACGATGAGCGCCGAGACGCGGTGCTCCCTCCTGCACGCCGCGAACGAGGGGATCCTCGAAGCCCAGGCCGTCGCCGCGCGCACGGCGCTCCACAAGATCTGGCTGCCCCCGGGCTGGACCGACGAGGTGTACGCGGCGATCATGGCCGAGGAGATGCGCCGCGCCCGATCGCAGCGCATCGACGTGATCGCGTTCGGCGACATCGCGCTCGAGGGCGTGAGGTCGAGCCGCGAGCGCAACCTCGAGGGTACCGGCATCGCCGCGGAGTTCCCGCTGTGGGGCAAGGGCCCGGCGGCGCTCGCGAAGGAGATGATCGACGCCGGGATCGAGTCGCACGTGTCCTGTGTCGACACGCGCGTCTTCGATCGCTCTTTCCTCGGCCGGAGGTGGGACGCCGAGCTGATCGCAGCCCTCCCGCGCGGCGTCGATCCGTGCGGAGAGAACGGCGAGTTCCATACGTGCGTCACGGCGGGACCGATGTTCCGGAGCAAGCTCCGCCTCGTCGCCGGCCGCCAGGTCGAGCGGGCGTCGCTGGTCTACCAGAGCTTCTCGTTGCGCTGA
- a CDS encoding ABC transporter ATP-binding protein: protein MTPLETRGLVCGYGARAVVDAGALRLGVGESVSIIGLNGAGKSTVLRTICGQLPPLLGEVIVSGRSVPSLSPRERAKLVAFLPQQQEIDPGLTVAELVRLGRTPYLGRFGHLGPGDVREVEAAMELCRVRELRDARLGELSGGERQRARLAMVLAEEAPLVLLDEPTSHLDVAQRFALHGVLADMRARRGTAFLIVSHSIADAERFGDGIVLVRDGKAGALDPASPGAARAAMVEAAGVPEEWVL from the coding sequence GTGACGCCGCTCGAGACGCGCGGGCTCGTCTGCGGCTACGGCGCGCGCGCCGTCGTCGACGCAGGCGCGTTGCGCCTCGGGGTGGGGGAGTCCGTCTCGATCATCGGGCTGAACGGCGCGGGCAAGAGCACCGTGCTGCGGACGATCTGCGGCCAGCTCCCGCCGCTCCTGGGCGAGGTGATCGTCTCCGGACGGAGCGTGCCGTCGCTCTCGCCGCGGGAGCGGGCGAAGCTCGTCGCGTTCCTGCCGCAGCAGCAGGAGATCGATCCCGGGCTCACCGTCGCGGAGCTCGTGCGGCTCGGGCGCACGCCGTACCTGGGCCGCTTCGGGCACCTCGGCCCCGGGGACGTGCGCGAGGTCGAGGCGGCGATGGAGCTGTGCCGCGTCCGAGAGCTCCGGGACGCCCGGCTCGGGGAGCTCAGCGGCGGAGAGCGCCAGCGGGCGCGCCTCGCGATGGTGCTCGCCGAAGAGGCGCCGCTCGTCCTGCTCGACGAGCCGACAAGCCACCTCGACGTCGCCCAGCGGTTCGCCCTGCACGGCGTCCTCGCCGACATGCGCGCGCGCCGCGGGACCGCGTTCCTGATAGTCTCGCACTCGATCGCCGACGCCGAGCGTTTCGGCGACGGCATCGTCCTCGTCCGGGACGGGAAGGCCGGCGCCCTCGATCCGGCGTCGCCCGGCGCGGCGCGCGCCGCGATGGTCGAGGCGGCGGGCGTCCCGGAGGAGTGGGTGCTCTGA